A stretch of the Janthinobacterium sp. B9-8 genome encodes the following:
- a CDS encoding flagellar motor protein MotB, which translates to MSNKNNKHEETIIRRVSRKQSSEAHGGAWKVAFADFVLALMCLFLVLWVLSARDKENIERVLRNGAGRSLASNGNRELIDHQGNPKGSLIPREPVLGTNQSGAIQSAQGQGGGAQASLQYSDNASPKKQYDTPRDMQELAQTFLQLFKEAGLSENIQTIITPYGLRIMLHDTDKQGMFERGSQVPSERFRRLLLKMGAIFSRIDHQLLVIGHTDSMQYKNANYAAFSNWSLSSNRAMAARVGLLEGGMPVENILQVVGMADRAPYDVQNPQAASNRRIELLVLTQDQAQQMADMFGMPNGGKNEISVDQMNASLEKPKAAP; encoded by the coding sequence TTGAGTAATAAGAATAATAAGCATGAAGAAACAATTATCCGCCGGGTTTCACGCAAGCAAAGTTCTGAAGCACACGGCGGTGCTTGGAAAGTGGCCTTTGCGGATTTCGTATTGGCTTTGATGTGTTTGTTTCTAGTGCTATGGGTGCTTTCAGCCCGCGATAAAGAAAATATCGAGCGCGTATTGCGTAATGGCGCGGGGCGCTCTTTAGCTAGCAATGGCAATCGAGAGCTGATTGATCATCAAGGCAATCCCAAAGGAAGTTTAATCCCACGTGAGCCAGTACTTGGTACCAATCAATCGGGAGCGATTCAATCTGCTCAGGGGCAGGGCGGCGGCGCCCAGGCTTCTTTGCAATATTCAGATAATGCCTCGCCTAAAAAACAGTACGACACTCCGCGCGATATGCAGGAATTAGCACAAACATTTCTACAGCTATTTAAAGAAGCAGGGCTTTCTGAAAATATCCAAACCATTATTACCCCTTATGGCTTGCGCATCATGCTGCACGATACCGATAAGCAGGGCATGTTTGAGCGTGGCAGCCAAGTGCCTAGCGAGCGCTTTCGGCGATTGCTGCTGAAAATGGGGGCGATTTTCTCCCGCATAGATCACCAGCTCTTAGTGATTGGGCATACTGATTCAATGCAATATAAGAATGCCAATTACGCCGCGTTCTCTAATTGGAGCTTATCCAGCAACCGAGCGATGGCCGCCAGAGTCGGTCTCTTGGAAGGCGGCATGCCTGTAGAGAATATCTTGCAAGTTGTCGGCATGGCCGATCGAGCCCCTTACGACGTACAAAATCCACAAGCCGCATCTAATCGCCGCATCGAGCTATTAGTACTCACGCAAGATCAAGCACAGCAAATGGCCGATATGTTTGGCATGCCCAATGGTGGCAAGAATGAAATCAGTGTGGATCAGATGAATGCATCGCTAGAAAAGCCCAAAGCAGCGCCATAA
- the motA gene encoding flagellar motor stator protein MotA, protein MQLFLGIGIVMMCVFGGFFLIGGTFHLIWQPVELLIIIGAGFGALVLGNPKHVLAEMLGQIRRVVMGKKQGPDFQRQLLLLMYELLITAGQGLKALDQHVESPRESALFQRYPLVLEQPKLLAFIVDNFRLMAMGKINAHELEGVLEQELEAIHEELNQPSKSLHKISEGMPGFGILAAVLGIVMTMHTISEGAEVAEISERVGAAMVGTFIGIFLCYGVLDPLCNMMHQLVKEELSNLECVKVVLVTHVSGKPPLLAIDAGRRLVQLNIKPSFSQLETWINTLEGTA, encoded by the coding sequence ATGCAGCTGTTCTTAGGTATCGGCATCGTGATGATGTGTGTGTTTGGTGGCTTTTTTTTGATTGGGGGTACTTTCCACCTAATCTGGCAACCGGTTGAGCTGCTTATTATTATTGGCGCGGGCTTTGGTGCGCTGGTGCTGGGTAATCCTAAGCATGTGCTGGCAGAAATGCTGGGGCAAATCCGCCGTGTGGTGATGGGCAAGAAGCAGGGGCCGGATTTTCAGCGCCAATTATTATTATTGATGTATGAGCTGCTGATTACTGCGGGCCAAGGGCTTAAAGCATTAGATCAGCACGTCGAATCGCCAAGAGAAAGCGCATTATTTCAGCGTTACCCACTTGTTCTGGAACAACCCAAATTGCTTGCATTTATTGTGGATAACTTCCGCCTGATGGCGATGGGAAAAATCAATGCGCATGAATTAGAAGGCGTATTGGAGCAGGAATTAGAAGCGATTCACGAAGAGCTAAATCAGCCTTCCAAATCGCTGCATAAGATCTCTGAAGGTATGCCCGGCTTTGGTATCTTGGCTGCGGTGCTGGGGATTGTGATGACCATGCATACCATTAGTGAAGGCGCTGAAGTCGCCGAAATCAGCGAGCGCGTGGGGGCCGCGATGGTAGGGACATTTATCGGTATTTTCCTCTGCTACGGCGTGCTTGATCCGCTGTGCAATATGATGCATCAGCTGGTGAAAGAAGAGCTATCTAATTTGGAATGCGTAAAAGTGGTGCTGGTGACGCATGTATCGGGCAAGCCGCCTTTGCTGGCAATTGATGCGGGGCGTCGTTTGGTGCAGCTGAATATTAAGCCAAGTTTTTCTCAGCTTGAAACGTGGATCAACACGCTAGAGGGAACGGCTTAA
- the fliA gene encoding RNA polymerase sigma factor FliA: protein MDLADAYVHSALDSKQEAAQLAAYMPLLNRVLRQLSSQVGCVLDREDMEQIGLMALLDSLRRYGTPDDQFVGFAMLRMRGAILDELRRLDWRPRSVRQSAHRIRDEIRALRKKLGREPSEADTVAGLAISAKEYRDYQMAENAEVLASFDDLLSEGVHESGGAESPENGVINRLSLARALSGLDEKEQRVIQMYYEFELNLKEIALVLDLTEARVCQINKSAIKKMKIALGGA from the coding sequence GTGGATCTTGCCGACGCTTACGTTCATAGCGCTTTAGATAGCAAGCAAGAAGCCGCTCAGCTGGCCGCCTATATGCCGCTGCTCAATCGTGTGCTTAGGCAGCTTTCATCGCAGGTGGGCTGTGTGCTGGATCGTGAAGATATGGAGCAAATTGGCCTGATGGCCCTGCTCGATTCATTGCGCCGTTATGGCACACCTGACGATCAGTTTGTTGGCTTTGCAATGCTGCGGATGCGCGGCGCTATTTTGGATGAGCTCAGGCGTCTGGATTGGCGGCCACGTTCAGTCAGGCAAAGTGCGCATCGTATTCGGGATGAGATCCGCGCCTTAAGGAAAAAACTAGGCAGGGAGCCAAGCGAAGCTGACACAGTCGCGGGCTTAGCCATCTCCGCCAAAGAATACCGTGATTATCAAATGGCCGAAAATGCCGAAGTACTGGCGAGTTTTGATGATTTGCTCTCTGAGGGCGTGCATGAATCAGGCGGAGCAGAATCGCCGGAAAACGGGGTAATTAATCGTCTTAGCTTAGCGCGGGCTTTGTCTGGTTTGGATGAAAAAGAGCAGCGTGTTATCCAGATGTATTACGAGTTTGAGCTGAATTTAAAAGAAATTGCTTTGGTGCTGGATTTAACAGAAGCACGGGTTTGTCAGATTAATAAATCGGCAATTAAGAAAATGAAAATCGCCCTGGGTGGGGCTTAA
- a CDS encoding flagellar hook-length control protein FliK, which yields MNLLASTMAAPADLTPQLINTLPLDPLLVMSFSGEMLDCAAPLPAVEGEVKAAATTDATEQPAVVASVDASLLSMPAFFAPIIPKMPERQASAPAAELVLAEQVSLAPQQLATVPAQLLTTSNSDVDAPVLKNDAAAVIANDVPDQPVAIRPFELNTMAVSHMPEAKSSEWAPIKLEPTQPASWSRHLETALKDRLDVQLGHGIERAVIKLSPPMLGSLEISIKHEAGALSVQLHASNSDVTKQLHAITEQMRTDLSQKEYSSVAVEVRDPSANKDGSPKKHAAETDEVGQALAELDEEASEFGSILARI from the coding sequence ATGAATCTGCTTGCAAGCACGATGGCGGCCCCTGCGGATTTAACGCCTCAGCTCATTAATACCTTACCGCTTGATCCTTTGCTGGTCATGTCTTTTAGCGGTGAAATGTTGGACTGTGCAGCGCCACTTCCAGCAGTTGAGGGGGAAGTGAAGGCTGCGGCTACGACGGATGCTACTGAGCAGCCTGCAGTCGTAGCCAGTGTGGATGCTTCTCTCTTGAGCATGCCCGCATTTTTCGCGCCCATTATTCCTAAAATGCCTGAGCGACAAGCATCAGCACCCGCCGCTGAATTAGTTTTAGCGGAGCAGGTATCGTTAGCGCCTCAGCAGCTCGCTACTGTACCCGCACAGCTCTTAACTACATCTAATAGTGATGTAGATGCACCCGTGCTAAAAAATGATGCCGCAGCAGTGATCGCTAATGATGTGCCGGATCAGCCTGTAGCCATTCGTCCGTTTGAATTAAATACGATGGCAGTAAGCCACATGCCAGAAGCCAAGTCTTCAGAATGGGCTCCCATCAAGCTAGAGCCTACGCAGCCTGCCAGCTGGTCTCGTCATTTAGAAACCGCACTAAAAGATCGCCTCGATGTGCAGCTTGGGCATGGTATTGAGCGCGCGGTGATTAAATTATCCCCGCCTATGCTCGGCTCATTAGAAATCAGCATTAAACATGAAGCGGGCGCTTTATCGGTGCAATTGCACGCCAGCAATAGCGATGTCACCAAGCAGCTGCATGCAATTACTGAGCAGATGCGTACTGATTTAAGCCAAAAGGAATACAGCAGCGTGGCGGTTGAGGTGAGAGATCCATCGGCGAATAAAGATGGATCTCCCAAAAAACATGCGGCTGAAACGGATGAGGTCGGCCAGGCTTTGGCGGAATTAGACGAAGAAGCGAGTGAGTTTGGCTCCATTCTGGCGCGCATTTAA
- the fliS gene encoding flagellar export chaperone FliS yields the protein MDYEAYSSYHSVNLEAQTSNASPVQLVLVLFDGLLEELARAKAHMEHKRFEQKGESINKCIDILNGLSSALDFDQGGEVVTNLARLYDFCVYRLYSASSQLDVEGVVEVEQLLGTLRGGWLGVRDAKA from the coding sequence ATGGATTACGAAGCGTATAGCAGTTATCACTCGGTGAATTTGGAAGCACAGACTTCCAATGCCTCGCCAGTGCAATTGGTTTTGGTTTTATTTGATGGCCTTTTGGAAGAGCTCGCTCGTGCCAAAGCGCATATGGAACACAAGCGCTTCGAGCAGAAGGGCGAGAGTATTAATAAGTGCATTGATATTTTAAATGGTTTATCCAGCGCGCTTGATTTTGATCAGGGTGGTGAAGTGGTCACCAATCTGGCACGTTTATACGATTTTTGTGTCTACCGGCTTTATAGCGCTAGCAGCCAGTTAGATGTTGAAGGCGTGGTAGAAGTTGAGCAATTATTAGGCACCTTGCGCGGTGGTTGGCTGGGTGTGCGTGATGCCAAGGCTTAA